Genomic window (Ruminococcus flavefaciens AE3010):
CGATGCCCGACTTCATCTCAGATGAGGTCTGCTCCTCCTCCAGCATCTTGCGGCGGAGCTCGTCAGCACGCATGGTGCTCTCCTGCATCTTTCTGATACCGTCGGCTATCTTCTGCTCCTCGCGCTGTATGTCGTTCTCTATGTTCTCGTACTCGTTCTTGCTGACGAGTATCTTGCTCTCTATCTCATCGAGCTTTACCTTCATCTCGTCAAGCTTTGTCACCCATACGGATATCTCCAGCTTTTTGCGCTCCTCGGCAAGCTTTATGAACTTCTCTGCTTTCTGGGACTGTATGCGCAGGGGCTCTACTCTGCTCTCTAATTCTGACAGTATATCCGTCAGACGAAGGAGGTTTTCCTGTGCGGCTGTGAGCTTTCTCTCAGCCTCTAATTTCTTGTAGCGGAACTTTGAGATTCCTGCCGCTTCCTCAAAGATATCGCGGCGCTCGGAGCTCTTGGCGCCCACTATCTCTGCGATACGTCCCTGTCCGATAATGGAGTAGCCGTCACGTCCCAATCCTGTGTCCATGAACAGCTCATTGATGTCCTTCAGACGGCATGGCTTGCCGCATATCATGTACTCGCTCTCGCCGCTGCGGTAGAGCTTACGGGTGATAGCCACCTCGTCATCCATGTCGGGGAGAGTCTTATCCGAATTGTCGATATTCAGCGTTACCTGCGCAAAGCCCATGGGCTTTCTCGCAACTGTACCCGAGAATATAACGTCCTCCATTTTGTTGCCTCGGAGCGTCTTTGTGGACTGCTCGCCCAGTACCCAGCGCACCGAGTCGCCTATATTGCTCTTGCCGCTTCCGTTAGGACCGACAACTGCGGTAAGTCCCTTATCAAAGGTCAGACTTATTCTATCGGGAAAGGACTTAAAGCCCTGTATTTCCAATGATTTCAGGTACATTCGCTCACCTCCTCAGCATGCATCTGTATTTGGGGACGCTATCGTCCCCGATTATTTTCACATCTGTTCCAAGCTCCTTGAAATAGATGATATTTGATCTCTTCTGTCCTGTTGCCTTGCTGATACACGACGGGTGTACCGCAATGACCGCTGTCTGCGGCATTTCGCCCTCGCTTTTCAGCTCAAATTCCATATTATGGCGATATATCAGTCCCTCGCACAGCTCGCGGAATGCAGGGTGATAAAAGCCGCCTACCATGTCGCGCTCCACGAACTCACTGGCGTGAAGTCCGCACTTTATGACTCTTATGCCGCTGTCCTCGAACATTGCCATTGCGGAAGCGGCTATCTCCACAGCCTTATCAAAGCTGAAAGGCTTGTATTCTCCCGACATCAGAAGCTCTCCAAGACGGGTGTTTTTCAGAACCACCACTGGGTATATCCTCACGGTATCGGGGTGCAGAGCTGCCATACGCTCTATGGTCGCCCATTCCTTTTCGGGAGTGCTGCCGTAAAGCCCTATCATCATCTGCAAGCCAAGCTCAAAGCCGAATGCTCTGATAAGCTCACAGGCGTCCTCAACGTCCTGTGCGGTGTGTCCCCGCTCGTTGAGTTTCAGCACCTCGTCGTCCAGTGACTGGGCACCAAGCTCTATGGCGGTAACGCCGTATTCTTTCAGGAGCTGCAATATCTCAAAATCAATGCAGTCGGGACGTGTAGAGCAGCGTATGCCACTGAACTTACCCTCGCCCACGAAGTCATGGGCTGCTTCGAGAAGCTCTGTCATATAGTCACGGGATATGGCAGTAAAACTTCCGCCAAAAAAAGCTATCTCGGCATTTTCGGGCTCCCTTACCTCTGCAAGCGCCCTCTCGCATATCTCCCTGACCTCATCGCCTGTGGGAGCGTGCTGCGCTCCGCTGATGGTACGCTGGTCGCAGAAACTGCACATATGAGGGCAGCCGATATGGGGAATGAATATGGAAATATTACTGTGCTTCATAGCCCATAAGCTCAAGTGCTTCCTTTGCAGCAAGCTGCTCGGCTTCTTTCTTGCTCTTGCCCTTGCCCTTGCCTATGACCTGATCGTTGAGACAGACCTCAACTACAAAGCTCTTGTTGTGGTCTGGTCCCTCCTCTCCAATGAGGACGTACTCTACCTTTTCCTCAGGATTCTGCTGGACTATCTCCTGTAAAACAGTCTTGAAGTCGTTGAAAACAGGCTTCTTTGCATGCTGTATATCCTTGGGCATGAAACGGAGTATATGCTTTGCAGCAGGCTCCATACCGCCGTCAAGGTATATGGCTGCGATAACTGCCTCAAAGGCGTCGGCAAGTATGGACGGGCGCTGGCGTCCGCCTGTGTTTTCCTCGCCCTTGCCAAGGAGAAGGTAATCTCCCAAGCCAATCTGCTGCGCAAATATATGCAGGGATTTCTCGCATACCAGAGAGGCTCTCATCTTGGTGAGCTCCCCCTCTGCCACGTTGAGGTTCTTGTATAAAAAGTCCGACACCACTATTGACAGCACGCTGTCTCCCAGAAATTCGAGACGCTCGTTGCTGCCGTTGGGGCGTTTCTTTTCATTTGCGTATGACGAGTGAGAGAGTGCTTGTTTCAGCAGTTCTGTGTCCTTGAATTTATAGCCTAATATTTCTTCAAAACTTGAAAGGTCTTTCATTGTAATCACTCCTTGTCTGCGGCTGACATACGGGCCACATAGCCCTCTATGACGCCTGCGACATTGCCGTCCACGCAGCGTTTAGCCTGTCTTACGGCATTGAAGAACGCCGTTCCGTCAGAGCTGCCGTGTGCTTTTATAACGGGCTTTCTCACGCCTAAAAGCGCAGAGCCGCCCACTTCCTTGTAATCCATCTGTTTGCGGAATGTGTTTATCTTCTTCATTGCAAAAAGAGCGCCTATCTTGCCTGCTCCCGAGAAGAACCATCTGAGCTTCTTTGAGAAGAAGCTGCCCATGCCCTCGTAGAGCTTCAGTGCGATATTGCCTGTGAAGCCGTCAGTGACCACTACCTGCACCTCGCCCTTTGGCATATCTCTTGCTTCGATATTGCCAACGAAGTTGAGCTCCGAGGCTTCAAGGAGCTTATATGCTTCTATTTCAAGCTCTCTGCCCTTTGTCTCCTCAGCGCCGATATTCAGCAGGGCTACCTTTGGACTTTTCACGCCCATGACTTTTTCCATGTAGGCGCTTCCCATAATTGCAAACTGGAGCAGCATCTCGGAACGGCATTCCGTATTGGCGCCTGCGTCCACAAGCACAAAGCTGCCCTTGTCAGCAGGCATAACAGGTGACGGAGCTATACGCTTGATACCTTTGATACGCTTGACGATGAAGGAAGCTCCCATAACGAGAGCGCCCGTGCTGCCTGCGGATACAAAGGCGTCGCCCTTACCCTCAGCCAGCATGGTCAGACCAAGCCCCATGGAAGTATTCTTCCCTGACTTGATTATTTCCTTCGGTTCCTCATGTATATCAAAAACATCATCGGTATGGACTATCTCCATGCCGTCAAGGCTTATGCCGTTCTTCTCGGCGCAGCTTTTTATCTCAGGCTCTCTGCCTGTGAGGATTATGCTCACGCCCAGCTCGCTGACTGCTCTTGCACATCCTCTGAGCACCTCCAGAGGAGCATTGTCTCCTCCGAAAGCGTCAACTATAACTTTTACAGCCAATTCTATCAAGCTCTCCTCTCAGCGAGTTTACCGCACGCTGCGCATATGCGCCGTAGCGTTCCTTTTTGTCTCTTATCTTAACACCGATGTCGGGAAGTATTCCCATATTTGCGCCCATTGGCTGAAAGCTTCCGCTGTTGAAGGGGTCGCTTATATAGTGTGAAAGAGCTCCCGTCATGGTATCCAATGGCAGCTTCATGGGCTCAAGTCCCTTTATTTTTCTTGCAGCAGCAATGCCCGCCATGAGACCGCTTGCCGCTGACTCCATATAGCCCTCAACTCCCGTTATCTGTCCGGCAAAGTATATCTCGGGACGGCTTCTCATGGAGAAGTCGGAGTTGAGCAGCTCTGGACTGTTGATAAAGGTATTTCTGTGCATTACTCCGTAGCGCATGAACTCGGCATTTTCAAGTCCAGTTATCATTGAGAATACACGCTTCTGCTCGCCGAATTTCAGGTTTGTCTGGAAGCCCACAAGGTTGAAAAGCGTACCCTCGCGGTTCTCTTTTCTGAGCTGTACAACTGCGTAGGGACGCCTGCCTGTGCGTGGGTTGTCGATACCCACAGGCTTCATAGGTCCGAAGCGCATGGTGTCCACACCTCGGGAGGCAAGTTCCTCGATAGGCATACAGCCCTCGTATACGCTGAAGGGGTGGGTCTCAAAGTCTTTCAGCTGCACCTTTTCAGCAGCGATGAGCGCTTCGTAAAAAGCAAGGTACTCCTCCTTGTTCATGGGACAGTTTACGTAATCTGCGTCCCCTCTGTCATAGCGCGAAGCATAGAAGGCTCTTTCCATATCTATGCTCTCGGCAGTCACAATAGGCGCAGCTGCATCATAAAAGCTCAGTCCCTCGCCGCATAACTCCTTTATGATATCAGCCATAGCTCCCTGTGTGAGAGGACCTGTGGCGATTATTGTCGTGCCCTCGGGAAGCTCTGTCACCTCGCCGCCTATGACCTCGATAAGGGGGTGGCTCTTTATCTTTTCCGTAACTGCGTCGGAGAACTTCTCGCGGTCAACTGCAAGAGCGCCGCCTGCTTCAACGGAATTTGCCTTTGCGCAGGGCACAGTCAGTGAGCCAAGCATTTCCATTTCGTATTTGAGAAGTCCCGCAGCAGATTCAAGTCTTGCAGCTTTCAGCGAATTGGAGCAGACAAGCTCCGCAAATCCGCCGTATTTATGAGCAGGTGAAAACTTCTCGGGCTTCATCTCAAAAAGCCTTACTTTTATGCCTGCTTCGGCAACAGCCCATGCAGCCTCGCAGCCTGCAAGTCCTGCACCGATAACGTTTACTATCATTTTTTCAGCTCTCTTTCATAGCCGCAGCCCTCGTTCTCGCAGACCAGCTTGCCCGACTTGCCGCCCTTCATGAACAGGCTCTTGCCGCACTGTGGACAAAGCTCCTTTGTGGGGACGTTCCATGTCATGAAGCTGCACTCGGGGAAGCCCTCGCAGCCGTAGAAGCTCCTGCCCTTCTTGGACTTTTTCAGCAGCATTTTCCTGCCGCATCTGGGGCAGCTGCCCTCGGTCTCGGTAACTATCTTCTTTGTGTTCTTGCACTCCGGGAAGCCCGGACATGCAAGGAATTTTCCGTACTTGCTGTACTTTATTACCATATTCCTGCCGCAGAGCTCACAGACCACGTCGGTCTCCTCGTCGGGGACCTTGACGCGCTTGCCGTCCATAGCTTCCTCTGCCTTTTTGAGCGTCTCGGAGAAATCGTCGTAGAACTCGCGGAGGGTGCTTACCCAGTCCTTTTCACCGTGCTCCACCTCGTCGAGGTTGTTTTCCATTTCAGCGGTGAACTTTGCGTCAACTATCTTCTTGAAGTGGTCCTTCATCAGCTCTGTGATGACCTCGCCCAGATTTGTGGGCTTCAAAGCCTTGCCCTCATGCTCAACGTAACGGCGTGAGGTTATAGTGGTTATAGTAGGAGCATAGGTACTTGGTCTGCCTATGCCGTTTTCTTCAAGAGCCTTTATAAGGGAAGCTTCCGTATAGCGCGGAGGCGGCTGTGTGAAGTGCTGGTTGCCTGCAATGGATTTCAGCTTCAGCTTATCCTCAGCTTTAAGCTCGGGAAGCATTTTCTTTGTGCCGTCCTCGGAATCTGTTGACTCAACATAAAGAGCCATGAAGCCGTCGAACTTTACGGAATAGCCCGAAGCTCTGAATGTACAGCCGTTTGCGTCGATATCAGCGGAAACGGTATCAAGGAGAGCGTTTGCCATCTGGCTTGCGATGAAGCGCTCCCATATGAGCTTATAGAGCTTATACTGGTCGGCGCTGAGGCTTGACTTTACTCTCTCGGGAGTGAGCTCGGGAGTTGACGGACGTATAGCTTCGTGAGCGTCCTGAGCGTTGCTCTTGGTCTTGAAGTTTCTTGGCTCAGGGGGCAGGTAGTCCTTGCCGTAAACTGTTCCGATATAATCAGCGGCAGCTTTTTTCGCTTCGTCGGATATACGCAGGCTGTCTGTTCTCATGTATGTGATAAGACCTACTGCGCCCACGCCCTGTACGTCAACACCTTCGTAAAGCTCCTGTGCAGCCTTCATGGTGCGCTTTGCACTGAAGCTGAGCTTGCGTGAAGCTTCCTGCTGCAAGGTGGAGGTAATAAACGGAGGTGCGGGCTGCTTCTTAGTAACGCGCTTCTTTACAGATGTAACTGTATACTCGGCGTTCTCCAGTCTTTTCAGAAGTCCGTCTGCCTCTGCCTGATTTGCTATTTCAAGCTTTTCGCCGTCAACGGCTACAAGAGCTGCGTCGAAAACCTTTCTTGACGACGGAGCTGTGAACTTGGCATCGATAGACCAGTACTCCTTTGGCACGAATGCTCTTATCTCGTTCTCGCGGTCAACTACAAGGCGTACCGCAACGGACTGAACTCTTCCTGCTGACAGTCCTCTCTTAACCTTTTTCCACAGGAACGGACTGAGCTCGTAACCCACAAGACGGTCAAGGATACGGCGTGCCTGCTGAGCGTTTACAAGATCAACGTCGATCTTGTGAGGATTGCTCATACCGTTCTTGACGCCTGTCTTGGTGATCTCATTGAACGCCACGCGGTTATCCTCGTTCATATCAAGCTTCAGCATCTGAGCTATATGCCATGATATAGCTTCTCCCTCGCGGTCGGGGTCGGTAGCGAGATATATCTTATCGCACTTCTTGGCGCGCTTTTTCAGTTCTCTGATAACGTCCTCCTTGCCTTTCATATCCGTATACTGAGGCTTGAAGTCGTTATCCTTGTCCACGCCCATTTTTGACTTCGGAAGATCGCGGACGTGTCCCATGGAGGCTATTACCTCATAGCCTGTACCAAGGTATTTCTGAATAGTTTTTGCCTTTGCAGGCGACTCTACTATGACTAAATCTGACATTTAAAGTTCCCCTTATCTGATAAGTTCATACATTTTTCCCGGAAGTGAACGCACTATACCGAATATCTCAAGCTCGGTCAGTTCCGTCATAAGCTCCGAAGGGTCTATTTCAAGATGCTGTGCAAGCTCGTCGGCATGCTTTGCACCGTCCAGAAGAGCTTCCGAAATGCGCATCTGCTGTTCAGAAAGATCATTCGGCAGCTCGTATCCATCATTTTGGGCAGGACTTTCCTGCTCATTGTTATCTATGCCGTTAAGCACCATAAAGGCTGACCGTATTTCATCGTCGGAAAGCTTTGGCACCTCGGCAAATACATCCTTTCCTCTTTTGACTGCTGTCTCGGGCTGAGCTTTTCTGCCCGTTATACATTCCATAACGTCCGAGGCGTCATACATCGGTATGGCACCGTCACGCAGCAGCTTGATATTGCCTGCGAACTCGCCGCTGAATATGTCGGCAGGAGGCAGGCAGAGAACATCTCTCCCCTGTCCTGCGGCAAGATTTGCCGTTATGAGCGAGCCGCTTTTGGCTCCTGCCTGAAAGACTACAGCAGCCTTTCCGAGAGCAGCGAGTATACGGTTCCTCTTGGGGAAATTAGGCGAATTCGGCGGAGTTGCAGGCGGGAATTCCGAGAGGAACACTCCTCCTGCGGATATGACAGCGTCCCTGTAGATGAAGTTCTGTTTCGGGTAGTCAACGTCAACTCCGCAGCCCATTACGCAGACCGTAGGACGTCCCATATCAACGGCAGCCATGCTGCACGCAAGGTCAATGCCTACTGCAAAGCCGCTGATTATGACAGCTCCCCGTGCAGAGAGCTCCGAGCATATCTCCTTTGCGGCTTTCAGGCTGTAGGCTGTGGCTTTTCGCGTTCCCACAGCAGTCACCGTAAGCTCATTCTGCAAGCAGGCGATATTGCCCTTGTAATAAAGCACCGACGGCGGATTATATATATGCCGCAGCTGCTCGGGATATTCGGGACTTGTTATGGCAATTACTCCTATACCGCGCTTTGAGCAGCTGACAAGAAAGCTCTCTGCAGTATGGAGCTGTACCGAATGTACATTTTTGTTTTCGGCTTCGTTAAGGCTCACTACAGAGCTGTCCGAGCTAAGGGAAAGGTACGCCTTTTCAGCAGTTCTGAAAAAGCTCATTACCTCCCATATGCGATGATTTCCCGTGTCGAATACCATATTCAGCCACACCCAGTATTTTGTCTCCTCCATAGCCAAGCCCCCCTTTAGCCAAAAGTCAATGTTGTTTTACTTGCTGAGCTCCCACATAAGTATACCCGCAGCCATTGCCGCGTTGAGGGAGTTGATATTTCCGTGCATTGGTATTATGACACGGCGAGTGCAGCGCTGTGCGATATCGGCAGGAAGTCCGTTGCCCTCGTTGCCGATGAATACTGCCTGAGTGCCGTCAAAGCTGCACTCCGTAACAGGCTGTGCGTCCTTGTCTATTACTGCGGCAGATGTAAGCGCTCCTGCTTCGTCAAGCTGTGCAAAGAGCACATCTGCGTCGTTTTCAATTGCGATATCCATTCTGAACACCGAGCCCATAGTTGAGCGTATTACCTTTGGACTGTAAAGGTCGCAGCTGCCCGACATTATAACTCCGTCAATGCCGAGAGCGTCGGCTGTTCTTATCATCATTCCCACATTGCCGGGGTCCTGAAGTCCGAAAAGCACCAGATACTTTCCGCCGCTTTTCATTATACTCCTCACGCTTCGCTGTGCAGGTATCCTGCACATGGCAAATACTCCCTGAGTCGTATCGGTTGAAGCGATTTTGTTGCCAAGCTCATTTGAAATGACAATCGTCCTTGTGTTTCTCAAATCAGCCTGCAAAAGCTCCTCCCCGAAGCGCTCCTGCGCTTTCTGGGTAAGTATCAGCTGAGTAATGCCGCTGTCCTCACTGAGAGCGTCAGTAACTATCCTGAGTCCCTCCAACACGAATAAGCCGTACTGAAGCCTCTCTTTTTTCGAGTTGGAAAGCTTCTGATACAGCTTGACA
Coding sequences:
- a CDS encoding elongator complex protein 3, translating into MKHSNISIFIPHIGCPHMCSFCDQRTISGAQHAPTGDEVREICERALAEVREPENAEIAFFGGSFTAISRDYMTELLEAAHDFVGEGKFSGIRCSTRPDCIDFEILQLLKEYGVTAIELGAQSLDDEVLKLNERGHTAQDVEDACELIRAFGFELGLQMMIGLYGSTPEKEWATIERMAALHPDTVRIYPVVVLKNTRLGELLMSGEYKPFSFDKAVEIAASAMAMFEDSGIRVIKCGLHASEFVERDMVGGFYHPAFRELCEGLIYRHNMEFELKSEGEMPQTAVIAVHPSCISKATGQKRSNIIYFKELGTDVKIIGDDSVPKYRCMLRR
- the rnc gene encoding ribonuclease III; this encodes MKDLSSFEEILGYKFKDTELLKQALSHSSYANEKKRPNGSNERLEFLGDSVLSIVVSDFLYKNLNVAEGELTKMRASLVCEKSLHIFAQQIGLGDYLLLGKGEENTGGRQRPSILADAFEAVIAAIYLDGGMEPAAKHILRFMPKDIQHAKKPVFNDFKTVLQEIVQQNPEEKVEYVLIGEEGPDHNKSFVVEVCLNDQVIGKGKGKSKKEAEQLAAKEALELMGYEAQ
- the plsX gene encoding phosphate acyltransferase PlsX is translated as MAVKVIVDAFGGDNAPLEVLRGCARAVSELGVSIILTGREPEIKSCAEKNGISLDGMEIVHTDDVFDIHEEPKEIIKSGKNTSMGLGLTMLAEGKGDAFVSAGSTGALVMGASFIVKRIKGIKRIAPSPVMPADKGSFVLVDAGANTECRSEMLLQFAIMGSAYMEKVMGVKSPKVALLNIGAEETKGRELEIEAYKLLEASELNFVGNIEARDMPKGEVQVVVTDGFTGNIALKLYEGMGSFFSKKLRWFFSGAGKIGALFAMKKINTFRKQMDYKEVGGSALLGVRKPVIKAHGSSDGTAFFNAVRQAKRCVDGNVAGVIEGYVARMSAADKE
- the trmFO gene encoding methylenetetrahydrofolate--tRNA-(uracil(54)-C(5))-methyltransferase (FADH(2)-oxidizing) TrmFO, producing the protein MIVNVIGAGLAGCEAAWAVAEAGIKVRLFEMKPEKFSPAHKYGGFAELVCSNSLKAARLESAAGLLKYEMEMLGSLTVPCAKANSVEAGGALAVDREKFSDAVTEKIKSHPLIEVIGGEVTELPEGTTIIATGPLTQGAMADIIKELCGEGLSFYDAAAPIVTAESIDMERAFYASRYDRGDADYVNCPMNKEEYLAFYEALIAAEKVQLKDFETHPFSVYEGCMPIEELASRGVDTMRFGPMKPVGIDNPRTGRRPYAVVQLRKENREGTLFNLVGFQTNLKFGEQKRVFSMITGLENAEFMRYGVMHRNTFINSPELLNSDFSMRSRPEIYFAGQITGVEGYMESAASGLMAGIAAARKIKGLEPMKLPLDTMTGALSHYISDPFNSGSFQPMGANMGILPDIGVKIRDKKERYGAYAQRAVNSLRGELDRIGCKSYS
- the topA gene encoding type I DNA topoisomerase, encoding MSDLVIVESPAKAKTIQKYLGTGYEVIASMGHVRDLPKSKMGVDKDNDFKPQYTDMKGKEDVIRELKKRAKKCDKIYLATDPDREGEAISWHIAQMLKLDMNEDNRVAFNEITKTGVKNGMSNPHKIDVDLVNAQQARRILDRLVGYELSPFLWKKVKRGLSAGRVQSVAVRLVVDRENEIRAFVPKEYWSIDAKFTAPSSRKVFDAALVAVDGEKLEIANQAEADGLLKRLENAEYTVTSVKKRVTKKQPAPPFITSTLQQEASRKLSFSAKRTMKAAQELYEGVDVQGVGAVGLITYMRTDSLRISDEAKKAAADYIGTVYGKDYLPPEPRNFKTKSNAQDAHEAIRPSTPELTPERVKSSLSADQYKLYKLIWERFIASQMANALLDTVSADIDANGCTFRASGYSVKFDGFMALYVESTDSEDGTKKMLPELKAEDKLKLKSIAGNQHFTQPPPRYTEASLIKALEENGIGRPSTYAPTITTITSRRYVEHEGKALKPTNLGEVITELMKDHFKKIVDAKFTAEMENNLDEVEHGEKDWVSTLREFYDDFSETLKKAEEAMDGKRVKVPDEETDVVCELCGRNMVIKYSKYGKFLACPGFPECKNTKKIVTETEGSCPRCGRKMLLKKSKKGRSFYGCEGFPECSFMTWNVPTKELCPQCGKSLFMKGGKSGKLVCENEGCGYERELKK
- the dprA gene encoding DNA-processing protein DprA, with protein sequence MEETKYWVWLNMVFDTGNHRIWEVMSFFRTAEKAYLSLSSDSSVVSLNEAENKNVHSVQLHTAESFLVSCSKRGIGVIAITSPEYPEQLRHIYNPPSVLYYKGNIACLQNELTVTAVGTRKATAYSLKAAKEICSELSARGAVIISGFAVGIDLACSMAAVDMGRPTVCVMGCGVDVDYPKQNFIYRDAVISAGGVFLSEFPPATPPNSPNFPKRNRILAALGKAAVVFQAGAKSGSLITANLAAGQGRDVLCLPPADIFSGEFAGNIKLLRDGAIPMYDASDVMECITGRKAQPETAVKRGKDVFAEVPKLSDDEIRSAFMVLNGIDNNEQESPAQNDGYELPNDLSEQQMRISEALLDGAKHADELAQHLEIDPSELMTELTELEIFGIVRSLPGKMYELIR
- a CDS encoding TrmH family RNA methyltransferase, which codes for MENIITSKDNPTVKLYQKLSNSKKERLQYGLFVLEGLRIVTDALSEDSGITQLILTQKAQERFGEELLQADLRNTRTIVISNELGNKIASTDTTQGVFAMCRIPAQRSVRSIMKSGGKYLVLFGLQDPGNVGMMIRTADALGIDGVIMSGSCDLYSPKVIRSTMGSVFRMDIAIENDADVLFAQLDEAGALTSAAVIDKDAQPVTECSFDGTQAVFIGNEGNGLPADIAQRCTRRVIIPMHGNINSLNAAMAAGILMWELSK